The Chloroflexota bacterium nucleotide sequence GCGAACCCCCGCGCGGTCGGTCGCAGCGGCAAACCCGCATCCTGCCAGCGGCCCAGCAGGTGCTCGCAGATGGGGAACAGCTCCGAGGGCATCCGGCGCTGGAGCGCCCGCACTTCGTCGTCGTCGCTGCGGTAGATGCGGAACTCAGCCTCCACCAGCCGCCCCCAATGCTCGGACCGCGGATCGGCGCCTTTTCCGGGTAGGGGCGGTTCGCGAACCGCCCGCCGGAGACCCCGCCAGCCGCCGAGTATTTCCCCTCATCCTGTCCTCCTCCCACCAGGGGAGAAGGGACTGGCCCACGGACCCCCTGCTTGGCATCAGGTGCACCCGCGCTCACCGGCCGGAGCCCGGTTCCCTTTACCTCGACGGGAGAGGGTTAGAGCCTGCCCCGTACTTGATACGGGGGTGAGGGTGCCGGCGGCCCATGCTGCGTGCAGCAAGGGAGTCCCACTCTCAATCACCGGGAAGCCGCTCCGGTTCGGCGCACGTTCCAGAGTAGCGGCGCGGCCCTACTTCAGCAGCCGCCCGATCAGTCGCGCGAATAGCGTCGAAAGCCCCAGAGCCACGCCAAAGGCCACGGCCGCCCGCGGCCCGAACAGCGCCCGCACGTTGCCCTGGATATTGGCGCCCACCACGGCCAGCGTCAGCACCCGGTCGGCCTGCACGTTGCCCGCCACGACCCACGACGCCGCCACGTTCTCCAGCTTCGCGTTGGCGGTCAGGGCGCCCGCGACGGCGCTGTTGCGCACGGTGGCCTCCCGCGCGGCCACGCCGCCCACCAACGTTTGACCGGTGGCAAGCGCATCGGCCTGCGCGACGCCGATGGCCGAGGCGTCGCTTTGGAGGACATCGGTCTGAATGCGGCGCACCGACCCGCCGCGCACGATGGCGTTTTCAGCGCGCACCACGCCCACCGGCTGGCGGTTCAGGCGCACGGTCTCGCCGCGGGTCTGCTGCAGCGGCTGGTGATCGTCACGATCGGTCATCTGGGCCTCCCGTTGCCGGCTGAGTCGAGGACGCGGCCTCCCATGCGGCAGCCCGAGCCGCATCGTAAACCGTCTGCAAGCGAACGTCGTGGTCGCGCGCGGCGCGGGCGCAGTCGTCGGCCTCCGGCGCCACGTCGCGCAATCGTCCGTCAACGTACGAAGCCTTGACCCCAATCTCCCCATAGGGCGTGTTTACCCGCAGCGAATGCCGCGGCACTTTCACGCGCCGCGCGTCATGAAGCCGCACGCCCAGCGTCGACGTCTCGCGCAGCAGCACGTCGACCGCGGCATCGCTCGTTTCCGGGGACGCCAGAACGCGGACCAGCGTTCCGGGTCGCCCCTTCTTCATCACCAGCGGCGTGAGGGTGACGTCCAGCGCACCGACCTCGAAGAGGCGCTCGCTGACCGAGGGGTAGTGCTCCGGATTCATGTCGTCCACATTCGCCTCGATCACCGTCACCACGTCCGCGCCGAGCGTGGGAGCAGACTCACCCAGCGTGACCCGCAGCACATTGGGGATGGCGAGGTCGGCGGTGCCCGCGCCATATCCGGTCGCCGTCACCCGCATGGGCGGCGCATGGCCGGCGTGGGTCGTGAACTCCGTCAGCACCAGGGCGCCCGTCGGCGTGAGCAGCTCCGCATCAACGTCGTTTGCGTAGATCTCGAGCGGCGCCCCCTCGAGGAGTTGCAGCGTCGCCGGCGCCGGAACCGGCAGCACACCGTGCGAAGTCGTGACCGTTCCCGTGCCCGCATTGATGGCCGACGTGCTCATGGCATCGATGTCCAGCAGGTCCACGGCCACGCACGCGCCCACGATGTCGAGCACCGCGTCCACCGCGCCGAGCTCGTGGAAGTGCGCGTGGTCCGGGTCCACGCCGTGAACCGTCGCCTCGGCGACCGCCAGCCGCCGCACCATGCTCAGGGCCCGGTCTTTGATGGGCGCTCCCAGTCCGCTCGCAGCAATGACTGCCGCCATCGACGCGGGGTCGCTCAGCGTTCCGTGCCCGGCGGCGGCCTCGATCTCGAAATCCATGTGCGTCGCCGCGATCGGACCCTTGCGCACCGCACGACGGACCAGGCGCCACGGCGGCAGATCGAGCGTGCGCAGCTCGGCCTCCAGCGCGGCCTGGTCCAGCCCGGCATCGAGCAGCGCGCCCAGAAACATATTGCCGCTGGCGCCCGACGGGCAATCGACGCGGGCGATGGTCATTCGGTCGCCGCTCCGCCGGCGCGCCGCGCGATCAGCGCCGCCTGATATCCCGCGCCGAAACCGTTGTCGATGTTCACCACCGACACGCCGGGCGCGCAGCCGCT carries:
- the larC gene encoding nickel pincer cofactor biosynthesis protein LarC, with translation MTIARVDCPSGASGNMFLGALLDAGLDQAALEAELRTLDLPPWRLVRRAVRKGPIAATHMDFEIEAAAGHGTLSDPASMAAVIAASGLGAPIKDRALSMVRRLAVAEATVHGVDPDHAHFHELGAVDAVLDIVGACVAVDLLDIDAMSTSAINAGTGTVTTSHGVLPVPAPATLQLLEGAPLEIYANDVDAELLTPTGALVLTEFTTHAGHAPPMRVTATGYGAGTADLAIPNVLRVTLGESAPTLGADVVTVIEANVDDMNPEHYPSVSERLFEVGALDVTLTPLVMKKGRPGTLVRVLASPETSDAAVDVLLRETSTLGVRLHDARRVKVPRHSLRVNTPYGEIGVKASYVDGRLRDVAPEADDCARAARDHDVRLQTVYDAARAAAWEAASSTQPATGGPDDRS